One genomic segment of Amycolatopsis sp. Hca4 includes these proteins:
- a CDS encoding ThiF family adenylyltransferase, translating to MHRPRIKRPHRPSRSRSGRIRIGGLVPGIGRDLLDPGGWVWTLLGLLDGSRSVEEVVAVLTSRFDGLPGVVVRAAVDDLMAAGYVEDADEPDSGLAPAARERHSRGRELLQWMDPVPRRTGWDTQRLLAHASVALVGVGGAGCVTAENLVLSGVGRLHCVDGDVVERSNLNRQPLYDDADIGQFKTDVAVRKLRAANPAVDVTGERHDVDGPAFLGALVERFDVVVLAADRPGDIRSWTNRACLATGTPWVHVGYHGPLVSVGLYRPGTGPCSDCLRTVKGRERTPGQAGPPPGPSDVQAANATSAGLAGHFAAHAAASLITGVPALPVNREYAFNLVTLASVPVRVLESPDPECPACRPPA from the coding sequence GTGCACCGGCCACGGATCAAGCGCCCGCACCGGCCCAGCCGCTCCCGCAGTGGACGGATCCGGATCGGCGGCCTGGTGCCCGGCATCGGCCGGGACCTGCTCGACCCCGGCGGGTGGGTCTGGACGTTGCTCGGGCTGCTGGACGGCTCGCGGAGCGTCGAGGAGGTGGTGGCGGTGCTGACGAGCCGCTTCGACGGCCTCCCCGGCGTCGTCGTGCGCGCCGCCGTCGACGATTTGATGGCCGCCGGGTACGTCGAGGACGCCGACGAGCCGGACAGCGGACTGGCGCCGGCGGCCCGTGAGCGCCACAGCCGCGGCCGTGAGCTGCTCCAGTGGATGGACCCGGTGCCCCGCCGCACCGGATGGGACACCCAGCGCCTGCTGGCCCACGCGAGCGTGGCGCTGGTCGGCGTGGGCGGCGCCGGGTGCGTCACCGCGGAGAATCTCGTGCTCTCCGGTGTCGGGCGGCTCCACTGCGTCGACGGCGACGTCGTGGAAAGGTCCAACCTCAACCGGCAGCCGCTCTACGACGACGCGGACATCGGGCAGTTCAAGACCGACGTGGCGGTGCGGAAGCTCCGCGCCGCCAACCCCGCCGTCGACGTCACCGGTGAGCGTCACGACGTCGATGGGCCCGCGTTCCTGGGTGCGCTGGTCGAGCGCTTCGACGTCGTCGTGCTCGCGGCGGACCGGCCGGGCGACATCCGCTCGTGGACGAACCGCGCGTGCCTGGCCACCGGCACGCCGTGGGTTCACGTCGGCTACCACGGGCCGCTGGTCAGCGTCGGGCTGTACCGGCCGGGCACCGGACCCTGCTCGGACTGCCTGCGCACCGTCAAGGGGCGGGAACGAACGCCTGGGCAGGCCGGGCCGCCGCCCGGCCCGTCTGACGTGCAGGCTGCCAACGCGACCAGCGCCGGACTCGCCGGGCACTTCGCCGCGCACGCCGCGGCCAGTCTGATCACCGGCGTGCCCGCGCTGCCGGTCAACCGCGAATACGCGTTCAACCTCGTTACCCTCGCGAGCGTGCCGGTCCGGGTGCTCGAGTCACCGGACCCGGAGTGCCCGGCCTGCCGACCGCCGGCGTGA